A stretch of the Archangium violaceum genome encodes the following:
- the dbpA gene encoding ATP-dependent RNA helicase DbpA has product MDFSALSLSPPLLQVLEELDFRTATPIQAQSIPVLLRGQDLVGQARTGSGKTAAFALPLLQKIQLQQRRLQALVLCPTRELCAQVAGEIRRLGRRLPGLQVLVLAGGQPVRPQVNALEKGAHIAVGTPGRILDLLERQALETSRLATVVLDEADRMLDMGFREDMERILRETPPTRQTVLFSATFPPDIEALSRTFQKEPARVTVVEAEAAPDIQQLRYTCAPEEKTALLLRILRHYQPAAAIVFCNLKATVVELTRALVAARVSADGLQGDMEQTERDNVMAKFRNHSTRVLIATDVAGRGIDVEALDAVINFDLPSQPEPYVHRIGRTGRAGRTGLAISLVTPQDERKVEGIEQATGVKMARASPETLPPADPAGGVSLESEWETLFISAGRKDKMRPGDILGALTGEAGGLKASDIGKIDIHDHHAYVAVSRRIARVAFQCLREGRIKGRKYRIERVR; this is encoded by the coding sequence ATGGACTTTTCCGCACTCTCCCTTTCACCGCCGTTGCTCCAGGTCCTCGAGGAGCTCGACTTCCGGACCGCCACCCCCATCCAGGCCCAGAGCATTCCGGTGTTGCTGCGGGGCCAGGATCTCGTCGGCCAGGCACGCACGGGCAGCGGGAAGACCGCGGCCTTCGCGCTCCCCCTCCTGCAGAAGATCCAACTCCAGCAACGGCGGCTCCAGGCGCTCGTGCTCTGTCCGACGCGGGAGCTCTGCGCGCAGGTGGCGGGGGAGATCCGCCGGCTGGGCCGCAGACTGCCCGGGCTCCAGGTTCTCGTGCTCGCGGGGGGCCAGCCCGTCCGGCCCCAGGTGAACGCGCTCGAGAAGGGCGCCCACATCGCCGTCGGCACGCCCGGCCGCATCCTGGATCTCCTCGAGCGGCAGGCCCTCGAGACGAGCCGGCTCGCCACCGTGGTGCTCGACGAGGCCGATCGGATGCTCGACATGGGCTTCCGGGAGGACATGGAGCGCATCCTCCGCGAGACGCCTCCGACGCGGCAGACCGTGCTCTTCTCCGCGACGTTCCCCCCGGACATCGAGGCGCTGAGCCGGACCTTCCAGAAGGAGCCCGCGCGCGTGACGGTCGTGGAGGCCGAGGCGGCTCCCGACATCCAACAACTGCGTTACACGTGCGCGCCCGAGGAGAAGACGGCGCTCCTGCTGCGAATCCTGCGGCACTACCAGCCGGCCGCCGCCATCGTGTTCTGCAACCTCAAGGCGACGGTCGTCGAGCTGACGCGGGCGCTGGTTGCCGCCCGGGTGAGCGCGGACGGTCTCCAGGGAGACATGGAGCAGACCGAGCGCGACAACGTGATGGCGAAGTTCCGCAACCACAGCACCCGCGTCCTCATTGCGACGGACGTGGCGGGCCGAGGCATCGACGTCGAGGCGCTCGACGCCGTCATCAACTTCGATCTGCCCTCGCAGCCCGAGCCCTACGTGCACCGCATCGGCCGCACGGGGCGCGCGGGAAGGACGGGCCTGGCCATCTCGCTCGTCACGCCGCAGGACGAGCGCAAGGTGGAGGGCATCGAGCAGGCCACGGGTGTGAAGATGGCGCGCGCGAGCCCGGAGACACTGCCCCCCGCGGACCCGGCGGGCGGGGTGTCACTGGAGTCGGAGTGGGAGACGCTCTTCATCTCCGCGGGACGCAAGGACAAGATGCGCCCGGGAGACATTCTCGGGGCCCTCACGGGAGAGGCCGGCGGGCTGAAGGCCTCGGACATCGGGAAGATCGACATCCACGACCATCATGCCTACGTCGCCGTCTCCAGACGTATCGCGCGTGTGGCGTTCCAGTGTCTGCGCGAGGGCCGCATCAAGGGGCGCAAGTACCGCATCGAGCGGGTGCGGTAG
- a CDS encoding DUF4184 family protein, whose product MTIDCGLVPVTLPAHAAAVLPFFRLSRRGVLPTALIVGACAPDLSYIYALREVGDFIAHEFPGFILFCVPVGLAVLLWLEVLILPALRLALPEVGGVQWGRFVHTPGLPRSPLAWSLTVAALVLGAATHLLWDGFTHHHMWPARVLYPDVVVPIGSRDLPLSRVLQHVSSLVGSLGVFAYMARRYRHLEPVPGGSWSSLLRVLLPTVAGACVGLALRLVRYQDMGALEAQLWWAFWPTATGALAGLTLGCGLVRWREWRGMPGLGRGARARSVRTPWRSGP is encoded by the coding sequence ATGACTATCGATTGCGGTCTCGTGCCCGTCACCCTGCCTGCACATGCCGCCGCGGTGCTGCCCTTCTTCCGGCTCTCCCGCCGGGGTGTGCTGCCCACCGCCCTCATCGTCGGTGCCTGCGCGCCGGACCTCTCCTACATCTACGCGCTGCGCGAGGTGGGTGACTTCATCGCGCATGAGTTCCCTGGCTTCATCCTCTTCTGTGTCCCCGTGGGGCTCGCGGTGCTGCTGTGGCTGGAGGTGCTCATCCTCCCCGCGCTGCGGCTCGCCCTGCCCGAGGTGGGCGGTGTGCAGTGGGGCCGCTTCGTGCACACCCCGGGGCTCCCGCGCTCGCCGCTCGCCTGGTCGTTGACCGTCGCGGCCCTGGTGCTCGGCGCCGCCACCCACCTCCTCTGGGACGGTTTCACGCACCACCACATGTGGCCCGCGCGGGTGCTCTATCCGGACGTGGTCGTCCCCATCGGGAGCAGGGACCTGCCACTCTCCCGCGTCCTCCAGCACGTCTCCTCGCTGGTGGGCTCGCTCGGGGTATTCGCGTACATGGCGCGCCGCTACCGGCATCTGGAGCCCGTGCCGGGAGGCTCCTGGTCCTCGCTCCTCCGCGTGCTGCTGCCCACCGTCGCCGGGGCCTGCGTGGGACTCGCGCTGCGGCTGGTGCGCTACCAGGACATGGGCGCGCTGGAGGCCCAGCTCTGGTGGGCCTTCTGGCCCACGGCGACGGGGGCGCTCGCCGGGCTCACCCTGGGCTGCGGGCTCGTCCGGTGGCGCGAGTGGCGTGGCATGCCCGGGCTCGGCCGCGGCGCTCGAGCTCGCTCCGTCAGAACGCCCTGGCGTTCCGGGCCATGA
- a CDS encoding chloride channel protein, translating to MDEEQRALHDSWDTIARTVARVALNSVFIWGVCSLLRYGVHATSDGLLAFVAEADVWWAPLVLVSVLVAGGLLRGLLNRRSGWSEVASDGVDVALNNYHITYKDTADDPRPRYSLPAFRLAFRKAAATLLTLGTGASGGLEGPVVLVGESLGAGLARVTRARSEHTLRTCQLAGIAAAVGTLLNAPFASALFALEVVYGNRIVYRKLAYCLFAAIIAYALNNRFLGFHPIFVAPPHGHTYTLAEYGLTALVAVAISAPVALAFGLTMKHTGQLVKRASPVLRGAAGALFTAVVAVGLFYAVGMDPRHVLGMGEYTVSRLLSGDAGPLSQGWFLMLIVVGKLLTTGFTIQSGGSAGMLIPSMVLGGVSGATTAQVLAAATGLELSVHLFVVVGIASALVAVVGVPLAAIALVLEVFGSEYGPPAVLACGVTYVLTLRLSIYNEQPRQEAHVGPSAPPSHG from the coding sequence TTGGACGAGGAGCAGCGAGCGCTCCATGACTCGTGGGACACCATCGCGCGCACGGTGGCGCGGGTCGCCCTCAACTCCGTCTTCATCTGGGGCGTGTGCTCGCTCCTGCGCTACGGCGTCCACGCCACCAGCGATGGCCTGCTGGCCTTCGTGGCCGAGGCGGACGTCTGGTGGGCCCCGCTGGTGCTGGTGTCCGTGCTGGTGGCGGGCGGGCTGCTGCGCGGGCTGCTCAACCGGCGCTCCGGCTGGAGCGAGGTGGCCTCGGACGGCGTGGACGTGGCCCTGAACAACTACCACATCACCTACAAGGACACGGCGGACGATCCCCGCCCGCGCTACTCACTGCCCGCCTTCCGGCTCGCCTTCCGCAAGGCGGCGGCCACCCTGCTGACGCTGGGCACTGGCGCCTCCGGAGGGCTGGAGGGCCCGGTGGTGCTGGTGGGCGAGTCGCTGGGCGCGGGCCTGGCGCGAGTGACGCGGGCGCGCTCGGAGCACACCCTGCGCACCTGCCAGCTCGCCGGCATCGCCGCCGCGGTGGGTACCCTGCTCAACGCCCCCTTCGCCTCGGCGCTCTTCGCCCTCGAGGTGGTGTACGGCAACCGCATCGTCTACAGGAAGCTGGCCTACTGCCTCTTCGCCGCCATCATCGCCTACGCCCTCAACAACCGTTTCCTCGGCTTCCACCCCATCTTCGTGGCCCCGCCCCACGGCCACACCTACACCCTGGCCGAGTACGGCCTCACCGCGCTGGTGGCCGTGGCCATCTCCGCCCCCGTGGCGCTCGCCTTCGGCCTGACCATGAAGCACACGGGCCAGCTCGTGAAGCGCGCCTCCCCGGTGCTGCGCGGCGCCGCCGGCGCGCTCTTCACCGCCGTGGTGGCCGTGGGCCTCTTCTACGCCGTGGGAATGGATCCCCGGCACGTGCTGGGCATGGGCGAGTACACCGTCTCCCGGCTGCTCTCCGGAGATGCCGGCCCGCTGTCGCAGGGCTGGTTCCTGATGCTCATCGTCGTCGGCAAGCTGCTCACCACCGGCTTCACCATCCAATCGGGCGGCTCGGCGGGAATGCTCATCCCCTCGATGGTGCTCGGCGGCGTGTCCGGCGCGACCACCGCCCAGGTGCTCGCCGCCGCCACCGGCCTGGAGCTGAGTGTCCACCTCTTCGTGGTGGTGGGCATCGCCTCTGCGCTGGTCGCGGTGGTGGGCGTGCCGCTGGCCGCCATCGCCCTGGTGCTGGAGGTCTTCGGCTCCGAGTACGGTCCGCCCGCCGTGCTCGCCTGCGGCGTCACCTACGTGCTGACGCTGCGGCTCTCCATCTACAACGAGCAGCCCCGGCAGGAGGCCCACGTCGGCCCCTCCGCACCGCCCTCCCACGGTTGA
- a CDS encoding SRPBCC family protein — MGTIRKEIVIPAPAEEVWKALRDVGRAHERLTPGVLVDCRMEGDARLVTFANGLVVKERIVTIDDAAMRVAYAVVGGPPAHHNASMQVVAEGPRTSRLVWISDFLPDEFARVAAPLIEVGAEAMKKALGQQPDPSSQDCPG; from the coding sequence ATGGGAACGATTCGAAAGGAAATCGTCATCCCCGCGCCCGCCGAGGAAGTCTGGAAGGCCTTGCGTGACGTGGGACGGGCGCATGAGCGGCTGACACCGGGCGTGCTCGTGGACTGCCGCATGGAAGGGGACGCCCGGCTCGTGACGTTCGCGAATGGGTTGGTCGTGAAGGAACGGATCGTCACGATCGACGACGCCGCCATGCGTGTCGCGTACGCGGTCGTCGGGGGACCGCCTGCTCATCACAATGCATCCATGCAGGTCGTCGCCGAGGGGCCACGAACCAGCCGGTTGGTATGGATTTCCGACTTCCTTCCGGACGAGTTCGCGAGGGTCGCCGCACCGCTCATCGAGGTGGGGGCTGAGGCCATGAAGAAGGCACTGGGCCAGCAGCCGGACCCGTCGTCACAGGATTGTCCGGGCTGA
- a CDS encoding helix-turn-helix transcriptional regulator produces MAVQTILKTGQLTVVAYKCEAGTSAAPFTELHESTSISYVRTGSFGYRVGRRVRDMVAGSTVVGRAGDDYVCTHDHTTCGDECLCFRLTPELLDALGGPSDLWSTRGVPPIRELAVAGELAQAAATGGSDVGVDEAGILYAATFIRAVTGERGRALEVDARDRRRAVHAALWLDAHSREEIDLAAVARQVGLSPFHFLRLFSAVLGVTPHQYLVHLRLREAAWLLAQGDEAISTVAYDVGFGDLSNFTRSFHRAAGVSPRSFRRLARGDRKILQDRLAAGLVR; encoded by the coding sequence ATGGCCGTACAGACAATCCTGAAGACGGGCCAGCTCACGGTCGTGGCCTACAAGTGCGAAGCCGGCACCTCGGCGGCGCCTTTCACCGAGCTGCATGAGAGCACGAGCATCTCCTACGTGCGCACGGGCAGTTTCGGGTACCGGGTCGGCCGGCGGGTCCGCGACATGGTGGCGGGCTCCACCGTCGTAGGCCGCGCGGGCGACGATTACGTCTGCACGCACGACCACACGACTTGCGGCGATGAATGCCTTTGCTTCCGGCTGACGCCGGAGCTCCTCGATGCGTTGGGTGGCCCGTCGGACCTGTGGAGCACGCGCGGCGTTCCGCCCATTCGCGAGCTGGCCGTGGCGGGAGAGTTGGCCCAGGCGGCGGCGACGGGCGGGAGCGACGTCGGTGTAGACGAGGCCGGCATCCTCTATGCGGCGACCTTCATCCGTGCCGTAACAGGGGAGCGCGGACGGGCGCTGGAGGTCGACGCTCGCGACCGCCGAAGGGCCGTCCATGCGGCGCTGTGGCTCGACGCCCACAGCCGTGAGGAGATCGATCTGGCCGCGGTGGCGAGACAGGTCGGTCTGAGCCCCTTCCACTTTCTCAGGCTGTTCTCGGCCGTGCTCGGCGTGACGCCCCACCAGTATCTGGTGCACCTGCGACTGCGAGAGGCCGCGTGGCTGCTGGCCCAGGGTGACGAGGCGATCAGCACGGTGGCCTATGACGTGGGGTTCGGAGATCTCTCCAACTTCACGCGGTCGTTCCACCGCGCCGCGGGCGTGTCGCCTCGGAGCTTCCGTCGGCTGGCCCGAGGTGACCGCAAGATCCTCCAAGATCGGCTGGCGGCAGGGCTCGTACGGTGA